From Brassica oleracea var. oleracea cultivar TO1000 chromosome C3, BOL, whole genome shotgun sequence, a single genomic window includes:
- the LOC106336047 gene encoding peroxisome biogenesis protein 7, producing the protein MPVFKAPFNGYSVKFSPFYESRLAVATAQNFGILGNGKIHVLELSPGLPGVTESVSFDTADAVYDVSWSESHDSVLVAAVGDGSVKIYDTALPPPSNPIRSFQEHAREVHSVDYNPTRRDSFLTASWDDTVKLWAMDRPASIRTFKEHAYCVYQAVWNPKHGDVFASASGDCTLRIWDVREPGSTMIIPGHDFEILSCDWNKYDDCVLATSSVDKTIKVWDVRSYRAPLAVLNGHGYAVRKVKFSPHRRSLIASCSYDMSVCLWDYMVEDALVGRYDHHTEFAVGIDMSVLVEGLMASTGWDELVYVWQQGMDPRAS; encoded by the coding sequence ATGCCGGTGTTCAAGGCGCCGTTCAACGGCTACTCAGTGAAATTCAGCCCCTTCTACGAGTCCCGCCTCGCCGTCGCCACCGCTCAGAACTTCGGAATCCTCGGAAACGGCAAGATCCACGTCCTCGAGCTCTCCCCCGGACTTCCCGGCGTCACCGAGTCCGTCTCCTTCGACACCGCCGACGCGGTCTACGACGTCTCCTGGTCCGAATCCCACGACTCCGTCCTCGTGGCCGCCGTCGGAGACGGCTCCGTCAAAATCTACGACACGGCCCTCCCGCCTCCCTCCAACCCGATCCGATCGTTCCAGGAGCACGCGCGTGAGGTACACTCCGTGGACTACAACCCCACGCGCCGCGACTCGTTCCTCACGGCGTCGTGGGACGACACCGTGAAGCTCTGGGCCATGGATCGCCCCGCGAGCATCAGGACCTTCAAGGAGCACGCGTACTGCGTCTACCAGGCGGTGTGGAACCCTAAGCACGGCGACGTCTTCGCCTCCGCTTCGGGAGACTGCACTTTGCGGATCTGGGACGTGCGGGAGCCTGGCTCCACCATGATCATCCCTGGCCACGATTTCGAGATACTGTCGTGTGATTGGAACAAGTATGATGATTGCGTTTTAGCGACTTCTTCGGTGGATAAGACGATCAAGGTGTGGGATGTGAGGAGTTATAGAGCTCCCTTGGCTGTGCTTAATGGGCATGGGTATGCGGTGAGGAAGGTGAAGTTCTCGCCGCATAGGAGGAGTTTGATAGCTTCTTGCTCTTATGATATGAGTGTGTGTCTTTGGGATTATATGGTGGAGGATGCGTTGGTGGGGAGGTATGATCATCATACTGAGTTTGCTGTTGGGATTGATATGAGTGTTCTTGTTGAAGGTTTGATGGCGAGTACTGGTTGGGACGAGCTTGTCTATGTTTGGCAGCAAGGGATGGATCCAAGAGCGAGTTGA
- the LOC106328370 gene encoding uncharacterized protein LOC106328370 isoform X1, which translates to MAERKLNLEAPLLSTRRMQKTSAVSVRRNKTFDFTHDDTSSVPALIPDMGLDHFTDSASVPFTWEQAPEKLKGNDSTTPQEVFTPCLPPGKAIDRNLSSKTKQVDEEEEESEDVFSDARDTLSPKDSFSVNHSISGVSGYGVVVAGKKKTLNPSEDPQSRDFMLNRFLPAAKAMTVEQSHYALNRKPSTCMSEPTLQIRELVPEEKRQTSKRYDEFIVLPCHDHQYIDGEESNEDDGEVSEYFYLPRRGCGMLPQLCFKESLGMLNTVPGFKTKRNDQVKSSKVSQLKSRFQYVKQLALDSVSKHKLSGKVQSPVHPSMGKKFNSESNLTCAASRSSSPYRHPRCMSPFRTANATCFPDSRKETENLRANRLNKHIRNISSSQELLYSKDNGSTSSLLEKAVYVDMEEAEKKQDTNLELEDFENISIKSGKDRSPLAPPSPKKPSESWLWHNLPSVTSQIPSRRYRFNPQKQDLNDNSRNVSKWETIVKTSYMHRDHIRFSEVSDVFTFRIKH; encoded by the exons ATGGCTGAGAGGAAACTGAACTTGGAAGCACCTCTTCTTTCAACAAGGCGGATGCAGAAGACATCAGCTGTCTCTGTGCGTAGAAACAAGACATTTGACTTCACTCATGATGATACTTCCTCTGTTCCAGCTCTTATTCCAGATATGGGTTTAGATCACTTCACCGACTCTGCTTCTGTTCCTTTCACATGGGAGCAAGCTCCTGAGAAATTAAAAGGAAATGATTCCACCACACCTCAGGAAGTCTTCACACCATGTCTTCCTCCGGGGAAAGCCATTGATAGAAACCTGAGTTCAAAGACTAAACAAGTTGATGAAGAGGAAGAAGAATCAGAGGATGTGTTTTCTGATGCTCGTGATACACTCTCTCCCAAGGACTCCTTTTCTGTAAACCACAGCATAAGTGGTGTGAGTGGATATGGTGTTGTTGTTGCTGGGAAGAAGAAAACACTAAACCCTTCTGAGGATCCTCAATCTAGGGACTTCATGTTGAATCGTTTTTTACCAGCTGCTAAGGCTATGACTGTGGAGCAGTCTCATTATGCTTTGAATCGAAAACCATCGACTTGCATGTCTGAACCAACGTTACAGATAAGAGAGTTAGTACCGGAGGAGAAGCGGCAAACTTCTAAAAGGTATGATGAGTTTATAGTCTTGCCTTGTCATGACCACCAATACATAGATGGTGAAGAAAGCAATGAGGATGATGGTGAAGTTTCTGAGTACTTTTATCTTCCAAGGAGAGGTTGTGGCATGTTGCCACAGTTGTGCTTTAAAGAATCTCTAGGCATGCTAAATACAGTGCCTGGTTTTAAAACCAAACGCAATGATCAAGTCAAGTCAAGCAAGGTTTCTCAACTCAAATCTCGATTCCAATATGTCAAACAG CTGGCTCTTGATTCAGTTTCGAAGCACAAGTTGAGTGGTAAAGTTCAATCACCGGTTCATCCAAGCATGGGGAAGAAGTTCAACTCTGAATCAAACCTAACTTGTGCTGCAAGTAGGTCTTCATCTCCTTACAGACACCCTAGATGCATGTCACCATTTCGCACTGCAAACGCCACGTGTTTCCCTGACAGTCGTAAGGAGACCGAGAACCTGAGAGCTAACAGGTTGAACAAGCATATTAGGAACATAAGCAGCTCTCAGGAATTACTCTATTCAAAAGACAACGGTTCCACCAGCTCTCTCTTGGAGAAGGCAGTATATGTAGACATGGAGGAAGCAGAGAAGAAACAAGACACCAATCTTGAGCTTGAAGACTTCGAGAATATTAGTATTAAAAGCGGGAAAGATCGGTCTCCTCTTGCACCACCGTCGCCCAAGAAGCCTTCTGAGTCTTGGCTTTGGCATAATCTGCCTTCAGTAACATCTCAGATACCTTCGCGTAGATATCGGTTCAATCCTCAAAAGCAGGATCTTAATGACAACTCCAGGAATGTTTCCAAGTGGGAAACTATTGTTAAGACTTCATACATGCACAGAGATCATATCCGATTTTCCGAAGTATCTGATGTTTTCACATTCAGAATAAAACATTAG
- the LOC106332561 gene encoding uncharacterized protein LOC106332561, protein MKETIRCCIACILPCGALDVIRIIHSNGHVEEISGTITAGEVMKAHPKHVLKKPSSSQSDHQERGDLISATKIVIVPPEAELQRGKIYFLVPAAKSDKRNAKAVKKRSQTRRQREEGDDDKSNGDKDKSYDTDVSLLISDRYLTEILSEKIATQKERRKGRVGVWRPHLESINED, encoded by the coding sequence ATGAAGGAGACAATCAGGTGCTGCATCGCCTGCATCCTACCATGTGGAGCTCTGGACGTGATCCGCATCATACACTCAAACGGCCACGTGGAGGAGATCAGTGGCACAATCACCGCCGGAGAAGTAATGAAGGCACACCCGAAGCACGTACTCAAGAAACCGTCTTCTTCACAGTCTGACCATCAAGAACGTGGTGATCTCATCTCAGCCACAAAGATCGTCATCGTCCCTCCGGAAGCTGAGCTCCAACGTGGGAAGATTTACTTCCTCGTGCCTGCAGCTAAATCCGATAAACGTAATGCAAAGGCCGTCAAGAAGCGGTCACAGACTCGTCGGCAACGTGAAGAAGGTGATGATGATAAGTCGAATGGGGATAAAGATAAAAGTTACGACACGGATGTGTCACTGTTGATATCTGATCGGTACTTGACGGAGATACTGTCGGAAAAAATCGCGACTCAAAAAGAACGGAGAAAGGGGCGCGTTGGTGTTTGGAGGCCGCACTTAGAAAGCATAAATGAAGATTGA
- the LOC106333550 gene encoding uncharacterized protein LOC106333550, which produces MSRSFIKLSPWSHALIHKRRFRLFSSSFTTPYLLLGTTLKNDLPDGSDVRDVLLFDPTKEEMLTVPNITFPEDLAGSRQIGSARGWGIFSNEHDRSLCISDLYSSLGPKSTLTMIPLPSLVAVHSNQANAVWNIAMSSSPSEEDCVVAIKLLDRQLSLCRPHSDMRWTNVGEILAENNLQKLENSTLMYSKRERRFYLPGPGGNSLYSWDLHLKKNKVPSFHELLFRDLPELDDSEWKLLGWCCRTEHLVELASSGQRFLVKWYAQRFFSSSHEGSNYTTRRFMVFREKKMTEGRYMHYTEDIGDVCIFISMSEAFCVEASSCSGLKPNSIYFIGHGFGIYNIVDTTIHHFQAPEGAPTSFKDPYWLPPSRI; this is translated from the exons ATGTCTCGGAGTTTCATCAAACTCTCTCCTTGGAGCCATGCCCTC ATACACAAGAGACGCTTTCGTTTGTTTTCATCTTCTTTCACAACTCCATATTTGTTACTTGGCACTACGTTAAAGAATGATCTTCCGGACGGTAGTGACGTCAGAGATGTCCTCTTGTTTGATCCGACCAAGGAAGAGATGCTTACAGTTCCCAACATAACATTCCCCGAAGATCTCGCTGGTTCGAGACAGATAGGAAGTGCACGTGGATGGGGCATATTCTCTAACGAGCATGACCGTTCACTATGTATCAGCGACCTATACAGTTCCTTGGGTCCCAAGTCAACTCTCACAATGATTCCTCTGCCTTCGCTTGTCGCTGTACACTCAAACCAAGCAAACGCCGTCTGGAACATAGCAATGTCATCTTCTCCTAGTGAGGAAGACTGTGTGGTTGCTATAAAGCTGTTGGATAGACAGCTTAGTCTATGTAGACCACATTCTGACATGCGTTGGACTAATGTCGGGGAGATTTTGGCTGAGAATAACTTGCAGAAGTTGGAGAACTCGACTCTTATGTATTCCAAGAGAGAGCGTAGATTCTACTTGCCTGGTCCTGGAGGCAACTCCTTGTACTCATGGGATCTCCATTTGAAGAAGAACAAAGTCCCTAGCTTCCATGAGTTGTTGTTCCGCGACCTACCGGAGTTGGATGATTCCGAGTGGAAGCTTTTGGGTTGGTGTTGCAGGACCGAACACCTGGTTGAGTTAGCCTCCAGTGGCCAACGTTTTCTTGTCAAATG GTACGCGCAACGCTTCTTCTCGTCCAGCCATGAAGGAAGTAACTACACGACAAGGCGGTTCATGGTGTTTAGAGAGAAGAAGATGACGGAAGGAAGATACATGCATTACACAGAGGACATTGGAGATGTGTGCATATTTATTTCTATGAGCGAGGCTTTCTGCGTCGAGGCTAGTTCTTGTTCCGGTCTGAAGCCTAACTCCATTTATTTTATAGGCCATGGTTTTGGTATTTACAATATCGTTGATACAACAATACATCATTTTCAAGCTCCTGAAGGTGCACCTACTTCTTTCAAAGACCCTTACTGGCTTCCTCCATCTCGTATATAG
- the LOC106336048 gene encoding uncharacterized protein At2g34160-like, which translates to MEGITEGVNNMSLAVDSQKKNRIQVSNTKKPLFFYVNLAKRYMQQYADVELSALGMAIATVVTVAEILKNSGFAVEKKIMTSTVDIKDGARGRPVQKPKIEITLAKSDTFDELMAAANEDKEAADAQEQN; encoded by the exons ATGGAAGGGATCACTGAAGGAGTTAACAACATGAGCTTGGCCGTTGATTCACAGAAGAAGAATCGGATTCAGGTTTCAAACACTAAGAAACCATTGTTCTTCTACGTCAATCTCGCCAAG AGGTACATGCAGCAGTACGCAGATGTGGAGTTGTCTGCACTTGGAATGG CCATTGCTACGGTTGTTACCGTTGCTGAGATATTGAAGAACAGTGGCTTTGCTGTTGAAAAGA AGATTATGACTTCGACTGTGGATATCAAGGACGGTGCAAGGGGTCGTCCTGTGCAGAAACCCAAG ATTGAGATAACGCTCGCCAAGTCTGACACGTTTGATGAATTAATGGCTGCGGCCAACGAAGACAAGGAAGCTGCAGACGCTCAAGAGCAGAACTGA
- the LOC106335716 gene encoding protein SCAR3: protein MSLSRLGVRNVYGTSQQAEFYGNVDREDPEAILNGVAVSGLIGVLRQLGDLAESAAEIFQGIQEEVMATASRSNQLKMRLQHIEATVPPLEKAVLAQTTHLHFAYTGGVEWHPRIPHEHNHFIHDDLPNSFMDHYEECRDPPRLHMLDKFDINGPGSCLKRYSDPTYFRRASSSLVKGNNKFQNNNMSCKIKKKRSSSRSRDMSRLASMANQNARKTFTLISFSGQTSSSISASTSDMEKRSDLQDHHSHTYDCLSTATSSLKTGEKTKGGLVSSSLTPGPCTIGSVLSECETEDEHDNLQFTPLQGQAAAGSSCVSWDEKEEIVEEPLGVQTDEASVVDALVEKASYGEGTGRVDIEKAESEPGLQQSNGIDEVREIKAGSEIVREPRDSSEHETESEGECFVDALNSIESESENEQGLKTSLEAVSIPCGVTGERLEKSSNKVEESCRSMDNGYLNAADEMNHQDPLESDNRSRSPRNDVCTTSNITSGEDKIGFTVVPAPENSLSDSSNPLCHSEHQKSEAKVSGEVEAIKIWTNGGLLGLNPSKPPVLEVPSLDCKTEERTLGSAEAEKDKSDDLVEHVLDTPSLATQNLTVDQRECHETSSYGVFGGLSQKLFTNSFRRRDSLPHDNRQALPATIPENDEVTTEKSRFGEQDKVLFREEAPIDWFASSPPLQHMRISLNPVDNTLQASRLKLKFSDEDNNSNNTFPSFQLLPEAATSLLDSCSDDDDDAFCMTSDIDYLSDYHSLSDSEQWEEPNERKEHDSFHESTHVDNNGEPSSLDTEAENGCVDLNFSYLQSPVEPLPPPFPPVQWMVSKTASETISENKTTQSIQLQDALRFAFEKHTSSSIVNKEEPNTVASAPKPETKVHVKNNAREEKQNANEKETDADDFLQQIRTQHVNLKPVVMTRTLSSTAAAATTDPAINIKISAMLEKANSIRQAVASNDGDESDTWSDT from the exons ATGTCTCTTTCTAGGCTTGGGGTAAGGAATGTGTACGGTACGAGTCAACAAGCCGAGTTTTATGGAAATGTCGATCGTGAAGACCCCGAAGCGATTCTCAACGGCGTTGCAGTCTCTGGTCTCATCGGTGTCTTGCGTCAGCTTGGTGATCTCGCTGA GTCTGCAGCAGAGATATTTCAAGGCATACAAGAGGAAGTTATGGCCACAGCTTCAAGAAGCAATCAGTTGAAGATGAGGTTGCAGCATATAGAAGCTACAGTGCCTCCACTAGAAAAGGCGGTGCTTGCACAGACAACTCATTTACATTTTGCATACACAGGAG GTGTGGAGTGGCATCCTCGTATCCCACATGAACATAATCATTTTATACACGACGACTTGCCTAACTCTTTTATGGATCACTATGAAGAGTGCAGGGATCCTCCACGGCTGCACATGCTTGATAA GTTTGATATAAATGGTCCTGGATCTTGCTTGAAGCGATACTCAGATCCTACTTATTTCAGAAGAGCATCAAGCAGCCTGGTTAAAGGAAACAACAAGTTCCAAAACAATAACATGAGTTGTAAAATTAAG AAGAAAAGATCTTCGTCAAGGAGTCGAGATATGTCACGTCTGGCTTCAATGGCTAACCAGAATGCTAG GAAGACGTTTACTTTAATTAGCTTCAGTGGACAAACCTCTTCTTCTATATCTGCCTCAACCAGTGACATGGAGAAAAGATCTGATCTCCAAGATCATCATTCTCACACTTATGATTGCCTTTCAACGGCAACCTCTTCACTGAAGACTGGAGAAAAAACGAAAGGGGGGTTAGTTTCATCCAGCTTGACACCGGGGCCTTGCACCATAGGTTCAGTACTCTCTGAATGTGAAACCGAAGATGAACATGATAATTTACAGTTTACTCCTTTGCAAGGGCAAGCTGCTGCTGGCTCTTCTTGCGTTAGTTGGGATGAGAAAGAAGAGATAGTGGAAGAACCTCTTGGTGTGCAGACAGATGAAGCATCTGTTGTGGATGCACTAGTTGAGAAAGCAAGCTATGGAGAAGGCACTGGTAGAGTTGATATTGAAAAAGCGGAATCAGAACCAGGACTGCAACAAAGTAATGGGATTGATGAGGTAAGGGAGATAAAAGCTGGTTCGGAGATTGTGAGAGAACCGAGGGATAGTAGTGAACATGAGACTGAAAGCGAAGGGGAGTGTTTTGTTGATGCGCTTAACAGTATTGAATCGGAATCTGAAAACGAGCAAGGTCTCAAAACTAGTCTAGAAGCAGTGAGCATTCCATGTGGTGTTACAGGTGAGAGGTTGGAGAAGAGTTCCAACAAAGTTGAAGAGTCTTGTAGATCGATGGACAACGGTTATTTAAATGCAGCTGATGAAATGAATCATCAAGATCCATTGGAGAGTGATAATAGAAGCCGTTCACCGCGCAATGATGTTTGTACAACAAGTAACATTACAAGTGGAGAAGATAAAATCGGTTTTACAGTTGTTCCGGCTCCTGAGAACAGTTTATCTGATTCATCAAACCCCTTGTGTCATAGTGAACATCAAAAGTCAGAAGCTAAGGTTTCTGGTGAAGTTGAAGCAATTAAAATATGGACTAATGGGGGTCTATTGGGACTGAACCCATCGAAACCTCCAGTCTTGGAAGTGCCAAGTCTGGATTGCAAGACCGAGGAAAGGACACTTGGTTCTGCAGAAGCTGAAAAAGATAAATCAGATGATCTAGTTGAACATGTTCTGGATACTCCAAGCTTAGCAACTCAGAATCTAACTGTAGACCAGAGAGAGTGCCATGAGACTTCTTCTTACGGAGTCTTTGGTGGACTAAGCCAAAAGCTATTCACTAATAGTTTCCGCAGAAGAGATTCATTGCCTCATGATAATAGACAAGCTTTACCAGCAACTATTCCAGAGAATGATGAAGTGACTACAGAGAAGAGCAGGTTTGGTGAGCAAGATAAGGTTCTCTTCAGAGAAGAAGCTCCTATTGATTGGTTTGCATCGTCCCCACCTCTTCAACACATGAGAATATCTCTCAATCCCGTTGACAACACCCTTCAGGCGTCAAGGCTGAAGCTGAAATTTTCAGATGAGGACAACAACAGCAATAATACATTCCCTTCCTTTCAGTTGCTTCCAGAGGCTGCTACTTCTCTTCTTGATTCTTGTTCAGACGACGACGACGACGCTTTTTGTATGACTTCAGACATTGATTATCTTAGCGATTATCACTCCTTGTCAGATTCTGAGCAGTGGGAAGAACCCAATGAAAGAAAAGAGCATGATTCTTTCCATGAAAGTACGCATGTAGATAACAATGGTGAGCCTTCTTCTCTAGACACTGAAGCGGAAAATGGTTGTGTGGACTTAAACTTCTCTTACCTCCAGAGTCCTGTTGAGCCTTTACCACCGCCGTTTCCACCTGTGCAATGGATGGTTTCTAAAACAGCCTCAGAAACAATATCTGAAAACAAAACAACGCAGTCCATACAACTACAAGACGCTCTCAGGTTTGCGTTTGAGAAGCATACTTCATCGTCTATAGTCAACAAAGAAGAGCCTAACACTGTGGCTTCTGCTCCTAAACCAGAAACTAAG GTCCATGTGAAGAATAATGCGAGGGAGGAAAAACAAAATGCTAACGAAAAAGAGACTGATGCTGATGACTTCTTGCAACAAATCAGAACACAA CATGTCAACCTGAAACCTGTGGTTATGACAAGGACTTTATCTTCTACTGCTGCTGCTGCAACAACTGATCCTGCAATAAACATTAAGATCAGCGCCATGTTGGAGAAAGCAAACTCAATACGCCAG GCTGTAGCTAGCAACGATGGAGATGAAAGTGATACATGGAGCGATACGTAA
- the LOC106329501 gene encoding CBL-interacting serine/threonine-protein kinase 18 (The sequence of the model RefSeq protein was modified relative to this genomic sequence to represent the inferred CDS: added 76 bases not found in genome assembly): MSNALAPPPLLVVTTVVPDPPHPPPPPQQKPYALQYVTELLSRIGIKDTDKDGNISPQSPRSPRNNILMGKYELGKLLGHGTFAKVYLALNIKSCENVAIKVIDKEKIMKSGLVAHIKREISILRRVRHPYVVHLFEVMATKTKIYFVMEYVPGGELFNTVAKGRLPEDTARRYFQQLISSVSFCHGRGVYHRDLKPENLLLDAKGNLKVSDFGLSAVAEQLRIDGLCHTFCGTPAYLAPEVLTRKGYDAAKADVWSCGVILFVLMAGHIPFYDKNIMAMYKKIYKGEFRCPRWFSSDLVRLLTRLLDTNPDTRITIPEIMKSRWFKKGFKHVKFYIEDDKLCREDEEEEEESCSSGRSSTVSESDAEFDVKRIGSMPRPASLNAFDIISFSSGFDLSGLFEEGGEGTRFLSGAPVSEIIAKLEEIARVVSFTVRKKEYWSLRLEGCREGAKGPLTIGAEIFELTPSLVVVEVKQKGGDRDEYEEFCNKKLRPELEKLMHDKGEVVVVEEEAMCLPSDTV; the protein is encoded by the coding sequence CACCTCAACAAAAGCCGTACGCTCTGCAATACGTGACGGAGCTTCTCAGCCGGATCGGTATCAAAGACACAGACAAAGACGGCAACATAAGCCCACAGAGCCCGAGAAGCCCAAGAAACAATATCCTCATGGGAAAGTACGAGCTAGGGAAGCTTCTCGGCCACGGAACCTTCGCTAAGGTCTATCTAGCCCTAAACATAAAATCCTGCGAAAACGTCGCCATCAAAGTCATCGACAAGGAGAAGATCATGAAGAGCGGTTTGGTCGCTCACATCAAACGAGAGATCTCGATCCTCCGCCGCGTGCGCCACCCTTACGTCGTCCACCTCTTCGAAGTCATGGCCACGAAGACCAAGATCTACTTCGTGATGGAGTACGTTCCCGGCGGGGAGCTGTTCAACACGGTGGCTAAAGGACGTTTGCCTGAGGACACCGCCCGGAGATATTTCCAGCAGCTGATCTCCTCCGTGTCTTTCTGCCACGGACGGGGCGTCTACCACCGTGACCTTAAACCGGAGAATCTTCTTCTAGACGCTAAAGGGAACCTTAAAGTCTCTGACTTTGGTCTCAGCGCGGTGGCAGAGCAGCTCCGTATAGACGGGCTCTGCCACACGTTCTGCGGTACTCCGGCGTATCTTGCGCCGGAGGTTTTGACGAGGAAAGGGTATGATGCGGCTAAGGCTGATGTGTGGTCATGCGGAGTGATATTATTCGTGTTGATGGCTGGTCACATCCCCTTTTACGACAAGAACATAATGGCTATGTACAAGAAGATCTACAAAGGGGAGTTTCGTTGTCCTCGTTGGTTTTCGTCTGATCTTGTCCGGTTATTGACTCGGCTTCTCGATACTAATCCGGATACTCGGATCACTATACCGGAGATCATGAAGAGTAGATGGTTCAAGAAAGGATTCAAACACGTGAAATTTTACATAGAAGATGATAAGTTATGTAGGGAAGACGAGGAGGAGGAAGAAGAGTCGTGTTCCTCTGGTCGTTCATCAACGGTTTCAGAGAGTGATGCAGAGTTTGACGTGAAGAGGATCGGTTCGATGCCGAGACCCGCGAGTTTAAACGCGTTTGATATTATATCGTTCTCTTCGGGGTTTGATTTATCAGGTTTGTTTGAGGAAGGAGGAGAAGGGACGAGGTTTCTGTCAGGAGCTCCTGTTTCGGAGATCATAGCGAAGCTGGAGGAGATTGCGAGGGTTGTTAGCTTTACGGTGAGGAAGAAGGAGTACTGGAGTTTGAGGTTAGAAGGGTGTAGAGAAGGAGCGAAGGGGCCGTTGACGATCGGAGCTGAGATATTTGAGCTGACGCCGTCTCTTGTGGTGGTGGAGGTGAAGCAGAAGGGAGGTGATAGAGATGAGTATGAAGAGTTTTGTAATAAGAAACTCAGACCGGAGCTGGAGAAGCTAATGCATGACAAAGGAGAAGTTGTAGTAGTAGAAGAAGAAGCAATGTGTTTGCCGTCTGATACTGTATAG
- the LOC106328370 gene encoding uncharacterized protein LOC106328370 isoform X2, translating to MAERKLNLEAPLLSTRRMQKTSAVSVRRNKTFDFTHDDTSSVPALIPDMGLDHFTDSASVPFTWEQAPEKLKGNDSTTPQEVFTPCLPPGKAIDRNLSSKTKQVDEEEEESEDVFSDARDTLSPKDSFSVNHSISGVSGYGVVVAGKKKTLNPSEDPQSRDFMLNRFLPAAKAMTVEQSHYALNRKPSTCMSEPTLQIRELVPEEKRQTSKRYDEFIVLPCHDHQYIDGEESNEDDGEVSEYFYLPRRGCGMLPQLCFKESLGMLNTVPGFKTKRNDQVKSSKVSQLKSRFQYVKQLALDSVSKHKLSGKVQSPVHPSMGKKFNSESNLTCAASRSSSPYRHPRCMSPFRTANATCFPDSRKETENLRANRLNKHIRNISSSQELLYSKDNGSTSSLLEKAVYVDMEEAEKKQDTNLELEDFENISIKSGKDRSPLAPPSPKKPSESWLWHNLPSVTSQIPSRRYRFNPQKQDLNDNSRNVSKWETIVKTSYMHRDHIRFSEELVAHTSLP from the exons ATGGCTGAGAGGAAACTGAACTTGGAAGCACCTCTTCTTTCAACAAGGCGGATGCAGAAGACATCAGCTGTCTCTGTGCGTAGAAACAAGACATTTGACTTCACTCATGATGATACTTCCTCTGTTCCAGCTCTTATTCCAGATATGGGTTTAGATCACTTCACCGACTCTGCTTCTGTTCCTTTCACATGGGAGCAAGCTCCTGAGAAATTAAAAGGAAATGATTCCACCACACCTCAGGAAGTCTTCACACCATGTCTTCCTCCGGGGAAAGCCATTGATAGAAACCTGAGTTCAAAGACTAAACAAGTTGATGAAGAGGAAGAAGAATCAGAGGATGTGTTTTCTGATGCTCGTGATACACTCTCTCCCAAGGACTCCTTTTCTGTAAACCACAGCATAAGTGGTGTGAGTGGATATGGTGTTGTTGTTGCTGGGAAGAAGAAAACACTAAACCCTTCTGAGGATCCTCAATCTAGGGACTTCATGTTGAATCGTTTTTTACCAGCTGCTAAGGCTATGACTGTGGAGCAGTCTCATTATGCTTTGAATCGAAAACCATCGACTTGCATGTCTGAACCAACGTTACAGATAAGAGAGTTAGTACCGGAGGAGAAGCGGCAAACTTCTAAAAGGTATGATGAGTTTATAGTCTTGCCTTGTCATGACCACCAATACATAGATGGTGAAGAAAGCAATGAGGATGATGGTGAAGTTTCTGAGTACTTTTATCTTCCAAGGAGAGGTTGTGGCATGTTGCCACAGTTGTGCTTTAAAGAATCTCTAGGCATGCTAAATACAGTGCCTGGTTTTAAAACCAAACGCAATGATCAAGTCAAGTCAAGCAAGGTTTCTCAACTCAAATCTCGATTCCAATATGTCAAACAG CTGGCTCTTGATTCAGTTTCGAAGCACAAGTTGAGTGGTAAAGTTCAATCACCGGTTCATCCAAGCATGGGGAAGAAGTTCAACTCTGAATCAAACCTAACTTGTGCTGCAAGTAGGTCTTCATCTCCTTACAGACACCCTAGATGCATGTCACCATTTCGCACTGCAAACGCCACGTGTTTCCCTGACAGTCGTAAGGAGACCGAGAACCTGAGAGCTAACAGGTTGAACAAGCATATTAGGAACATAAGCAGCTCTCAGGAATTACTCTATTCAAAAGACAACGGTTCCACCAGCTCTCTCTTGGAGAAGGCAGTATATGTAGACATGGAGGAAGCAGAGAAGAAACAAGACACCAATCTTGAGCTTGAAGACTTCGAGAATATTAGTATTAAAAGCGGGAAAGATCGGTCTCCTCTTGCACCACCGTCGCCCAAGAAGCCTTCTGAGTCTTGGCTTTGGCATAATCTGCCTTCAGTAACATCTCAGATACCTTCGCGTAGATATCGGTTCAATCCTCAAAAGCAGGATCTTAATGACAACTCCAGGAATGTTTCCAAGTGGGAAACTATTGTTAAGACTTCATACATGCACAGAGATCATATCCGATTTTCCGAA GAACTGGTTGCTCATACATCTCTTCCATGA